ATTGAACAGCTCAAGCCCCTGCTGGCTCCGGGCGATATTTTGATTGACGGTGGCAACTCGCTTTATGAGGACACAGAACGCCGCACCCAAGATCTGGAAGCCTTGGGCCTGACCTACATTGGCATGGGCGTGAGCGGCGGCGAAGAAGGGGCGCTGAATGGCCCTAGCTTGATGCCCGGTGGCACGCGATCGGCCTATGAAAAAATTGAGCCGATCGTCACCAAAATCGCCGCCCAGGTGGATAACGGCCCCTGCGTCACCTACATCGGCCCCGGCGGATCTGGACACTACGTCAAGATGGTTCACAACGGCATTGAGTATGGCGATATGCAGCTCATTGCCGAAGCCTACGACTTGCTGAAAACCGTGGGCGGCCTGAACCAAGCCCAGTTGCAAGCCACCTTTGCGGCTTGGAACCAAACGGACGAACTCAACTCCTTTTTGATTGAAATTACCGCTGAAATCTTTAAGGTCAGTGATCCCGACACTCAAGCACCGTTGGTGGAACTGATTCAAGACGCAGCGGGGCAAAAAGGAACCGGCCGGTGGACGGTGATGAGCGCCCTGGAATTGGGGGTTTCGATCCCAACCATCATCGCGGCGGTGAATGCCCGGATTATGTCATCCATCAAGGCCGAGCGGACGGCGGCGGCCCAAGAGCTGAGCGGCCCCGGCCCGATCGCCCCGGTGGATCAAGCCACATTCATTGACCAAGTGCGGGATGCGCTCTACTGTTCCAAAATCTGTTCCTATGCCCAAGGGATGGCCCTGTTGGCAAAGGCTTCCGCTGAGTTTGGCTATGGCTTAAATTTGGCGGAAATGGCCAGAATTTGGAAAGGCGGCTGCATCATTCGTGCGGGCTTCCTGAGCAAGATTGAGCGAGCTTTTACGGATAATCCACAGTTGCCGAATTTGCTGCTGGCTCCGGAGTTTAAGCAAACCATTCTCGATCGCCAGGCCGCTTGGCGATCGGTGGTGGCAACGGCGGCCCAAACGGGGATCGCGGTTCCGGCCTTCAGCGCCTCCCTGGACTATTTCGATAGCTACCGGCGCGATCGATTGCCCCAAAACCTCACCCAAGCCCAGCGCGATTTCTTCGGCGCACATACCTACGAGCGGATCGACAAGCCGGGCACGTTCCACACGGAATGGGCCGCATTGGCAAACGGTTAGTTAGGCCGCGATCGCCCAAGGCTGTTGAGCGGTGGCAAGGGAAGGTTAGGGCGCATTTGGTGAGATTCCTGTGGATTCGGGAGGCCAAATGGCTCGTAAATCTAACCGAAATTCCGGCATCACCGGATCGCCGCTCAACTCCAAACGGGAAGCACAGCCCCATGATTACGGAATGGTTGGCTTGTTCTCCCAAGCCCCGAGAATTAAGCGCCGCTAGGGTCATCCGACCACTCGAAAGCCGAAGTTGAGTCCGAATTCCCAAAAACAGGTCTAAAGACCCACCGGTCGCAGCGCAAAAAATGTTTCATTCATGCGCTCGCCAATCACATTGAGTTCTTGCTGCAAATTGTCAATGAATTCATGGAGACCCCGATCGATCACTTCATCCACTGAAAAATAGCTGAGTTCTGCTAACAACCGTCCCAGGGGCCGCTCCACAGGATTGCTCCAAGTGCCCGTCGGTGTTCCAGTAATTTCATGCAAGGATTTTTGGGATTGCAACAGGCAAAATTGCACCGCACGGGGAAACTGTCGATCGAGCAATAAAAACTCCACAACTCCCGTGGGCGAAATGCGGTGATTGCGCCACTTTTGATACATTTCATAGGCGCTAGCGGACTTCAGCAACGCAATCCATTGGAGGCGATCGAGCGTTGTGCCCACATCCTGCACCGAAGGCAGCAGAATGTAATATTTCACATCCAAAATTCGCGATGTTTTATCTGCCCGCTCCAGGAATCGGCCCACCTGTCCAAAGTGCCAGCCTTCGCCGTGGGTCATGGTGGCATCGGTCACGCCATAGAGCAAATGACTCGCCAGCTTCACTTCATTAAAAAACTTATCTAGATCAACGGCTCCCGCGCTGTAGCTGGCGGCCGCTTCTTTAACCATTAAATAAAACGCATTAATCTGTTCCCAGACTTCCGTAGACAGGATCTCTCGGATCGATCGAGCGTTTTCCCGCGCTGATTTCAAGCAAGACAAAATCGAATTGGGATAATTCGCATCAAATGTTAGAAACTGAATCACATTTTCAGCGGAAGCTTCCCCATAATTGGCCTGAAAAAGTGCCAAGTCTCCCGTGGTCATCAACAGGGGTTTCCATTGTTGAGTCACGCCCGCAGGAGAATCTAAACTTAGCTTGAGGTTGACATCAACAAATCGGGCCACATTTTCCGCCCGCTCCACATAGCGATTAAGCCAATAAATCGAGTCCGCAACGCGACTGAGCATGGTGATTTAAAGGATGATTTCCAGGGGATGATTCAGTAAGAAGCTTTGATCGGGGAAAGTTGCCTAGAGCATATCTTAAACATCCTAGTTGGTTCCAGAATGGCTTGAGCTTGAGCTGCGGCCGCAATTCCCCAATCAACGCCTGAATCATTCAGCATCACCCCGCTGGGAGATCGCCTTACAAACGAGCAACGCCGTCTAAGCGAGCGGCCGCTTGCACCGCAGCGGCCACCGCTGGAGCCACGCGCGAATCAAAGGCTGAGGGGACGATCGTTTCGGGGCCCAACTGCTCATCGTCCACCAACGAGGCGATCGCCAAGGCCGCATCCAAGAACATTCGTTGGGTGAGTTTGTTGGCCCGGCTGTCGAGGGCCCCCCGGAACAGGCCCGGAAACGCCAACACGTTGTTGATTTGGTTGGGATAGTCACTGCGGCCGGTGGCGATGATGGCCGCTTTGCCGATGATCAGTTCCGGTTGAATTTCCGGAATCGGGTTGGCCATGGCAAAGACGATCGGGTCTTTGGCCATGGATTCCACCATGGGCACGGACACCACCCCGGGCGCGCTGACCCCCAGGAAAATATCAGCACCGACCATCGCATCAGCCAGGGTGAGCGGCCCGGGGCGATCGACTGCAAAGTCTCGCTTTTGGGGGTTCAAATCGGTGCGATCGATCGTCAGCAGCCCCTTCGAGTCGCAAATGGCAATGTCGGTGGCTCCGGCCGTGCGCAGCAGTTGGGCAATTGCGATCCCCGCCGCTCCCGCACCGTTAATTACGATTTTGACCGCCGATAGGGCTTTACCCACGTATTTCAGGGCATTGGTCAGGGCCGCCAAGGAGACGATCGCCGTGCCGTGTTGATCGTCGTGGAACACGGGGATATTCAACTCCTCCTTCAGCCGCTTTTCCACTTCAAAACAGCGCGGCGCGGCGATATCCTCCAGGTTCACTCCCCCAAAAACCGGCGCAATCCGCTTCACGGTTTCCACAATTTCATCGGCATCTTGGGTGGCTAAGCAAATGGGAAAAGCATCCACCCCGCCAAATTCCTTGAACAGCATGGCCTTGCCTTCCATCACGGGCAATGCCCCTTCGGGCCCCAAATTGCCCAACCCCAACACGGCGCTGCCATCGGTGACGATCGCCACCATGTTTTGCTTCACCGTTAGCTCATAGACCCGATCGGGCTGGTCAGCAATGGCCCGACAAACGCGACCCACCCCCGGTGTATAAGCCATGGCCAAATCCGCTTGGCGATCGAGCGAAATCTTGCTGTTGACGGTTATTTTGCCG
This Limnothrix sp. FACHB-406 DNA region includes the following protein-coding sequences:
- the gndA gene encoding NADP-dependent phosphogluconate dehydrogenase, translating into MAQSFGLIGLAVMGENLALNIERNGFPIAVYNRSRDKTDTFMATRAQGKQVQPTYSLEEFVAALEPPRKILIMVKAGGPVDAVIEQLKPLLAPGDILIDGGNSLYEDTERRTQDLEALGLTYIGMGVSGGEEGALNGPSLMPGGTRSAYEKIEPIVTKIAAQVDNGPCVTYIGPGGSGHYVKMVHNGIEYGDMQLIAEAYDLLKTVGGLNQAQLQATFAAWNQTDELNSFLIEITAEIFKVSDPDTQAPLVELIQDAAGQKGTGRWTVMSALELGVSIPTIIAAVNARIMSSIKAERTAAAQELSGPGPIAPVDQATFIDQVRDALYCSKICSYAQGMALLAKASAEFGYGLNLAEMARIWKGGCIIRAGFLSKIERAFTDNPQLPNLLLAPEFKQTILDRQAAWRSVVATAAQTGIAVPAFSASLDYFDSYRRDRLPQNLTQAQRDFFGAHTYERIDKPGTFHTEWAALANG
- a CDS encoding alpha-E domain-containing protein, giving the protein MLSRVADSIYWLNRYVERAENVARFVDVNLKLSLDSPAGVTQQWKPLLMTTGDLALFQANYGEASAENVIQFLTFDANYPNSILSCLKSARENARSIREILSTEVWEQINAFYLMVKEAAASYSAGAVDLDKFFNEVKLASHLLYGVTDATMTHGEGWHFGQVGRFLERADKTSRILDVKYYILLPSVQDVGTTLDRLQWIALLKSASAYEMYQKWRNHRISPTGVVEFLLLDRQFPRAVQFCLLQSQKSLHEITGTPTGTWSNPVERPLGRLLAELSYFSVDEVIDRGLHEFIDNLQQELNVIGERMNETFFALRPVGL
- a CDS encoding NAD-dependent malic enzyme, encoding MVKLTPNPSFSVSLRLQLPNQVGMLSQVIQAIADAGGNLGDITLVEQNRQQTIRDLAVDAASTEGAEAIVAAVKAIPEVLVLAAADRTFALHQGGKITVNSKISLDRQADLAMAYTPGVGRVCRAIADQPDRVYELTVKQNMVAIVTDGSAVLGLGNLGPEGALPVMEGKAMLFKEFGGVDAFPICLATQDADEIVETVKRIAPVFGGVNLEDIAAPRCFEVEKRLKEELNIPVFHDDQHGTAIVSLAALTNALKYVGKALSAVKIVINGAGAAGIAIAQLLRTAGATDIAICDSKGLLTIDRTDLNPQKRDFAVDRPGPLTLADAMVGADIFLGVSAPGVVSVPMVESMAKDPIVFAMANPIPEIQPELIIGKAAIIATGRSDYPNQINNVLAFPGLFRGALDSRANKLTQRMFLDAALAIASLVDDEQLGPETIVPSAFDSRVAPAVAAAVQAAARLDGVARL